In Primulina eburnea isolate SZY01 chromosome 3, ASM2296580v1, whole genome shotgun sequence, one DNA window encodes the following:
- the LOC140826713 gene encoding large ribosomal subunit protein uL18c-like: MSSTSLSLSFLQTTLASTKQQQLCNGCRPNSVPLSSHQPRPLIVQAKSATRTEDRTARHSRIRKKVEGTTERPRLCVFRSNKHIYVQVIDDSKMHTLASASTVQKPVSEEFDYSSGPTIEIAKKIGEVIAKSCLEKGITKVAFDRGGYPYHGRIEALADSAREHGLLF, encoded by the exons ATGTCCAGCACTTCACTCTCGCTCTCGTTTCTGCAGACCACTTTGGCCAGTACCAAACAGCAGCAGCTTTGCAATGGGTGTCGCCCAAATTCGGTGCCGTTATCGAGCCACCAACCTCGGCCACTGATTGTTCAAGCCAAGTCCGCGACCCGAACAGAGGATAGAACTGCTCGCCATTCTCGTATCCGCAAGAAG GTTGAAGGGACCACAGAAAGACCGAGATTATGCGTTTTTCGCTCCAACAAGCACATATATGTTCAGGTGATCGACGATTCAAAGATGCATACTCTTGCTTCTGCCTCTACCGTGCAGAAACCTGTCTCAGAGGAGTTTGACTACAGTTCTGGTCCTACGATT GAAATTGCCAAAAAAATTGGTGAAGTTATAGCAAAATCTTGTCTTGAAAAAGGAATAACAAAGGTAGCCTTTGACCGGGGTGGTTACCCCTACCATGGGCGTATTGAGGCCCTTGCGGATTCTGCTCGGGAGCATGGCTTGCTGTTCTGA
- the LOC140826714 gene encoding uncharacterized protein, translated as MDVAIIDWKNIDSRFVIDEMYELINAPKWIDFSASDDPVDDEAWFCRHSCNHPRTAEDFFNGKERTPTLNSKLQRSTRVSEILPFGEEKMRDTKLKKRGTNPTSVLLRDTNNNKILEDGENQNPNFSTSPTHKAKLRKEAIKSSTEKKSRDDTAMRKADQIPKLKSTSSARNLFSGGDILNKVAEFCNELKKLATKVRENKDIQDIDSGVLNDKEKEKKPLLELSREDVKVMETGMFKEKQRKIRRKDDAENTPISVDVKSSKLNKDGLLKIRTSPPTPQCFSANRGTLKAEMTPKTFRSKPLGRGILQEVKQINKEGNMAAEHEKINPEGEIPVGAAEKEARTLNAFWFLKPCTLSSQ; from the exons ATGGACGTTGCAATAATTGATTGGAAGAATATAGATTCAAGATTTGTGATAGACGAGATGTACGAGCTCATCAATGCTCCAAAATGGATCGATTTCTCGGCCTCCGACGATCCTGTTGATGATGAAGCCTGGTTCTGCCGCCACA GCTGTAATCACCCCAGGACAGCTGAAGATTTCTTTAACGGGAAAGAGAGGACTCCCACTTTGAATTCTAAG CTTCAGAGATCTACTAGAGTTTCTGAGATTCTTCCATTCGGTGAAGAAAAAATGAG AGATACGAAGTTGAAGAAAAGGGGTACAAATCCAACTTCTGTTTTGTTGAGGGACACAAACAACAATAAAATCCTTGAAGATGGTGAAAATCAAAATCCCAACTTCTCAACCTCTCCAACTCACAAAGCTAAACTCAGAAAAGAGGCAATCAAATCAAGCACGGAGAAGAAATCAAGGGATGACACTGCAATGAGAAAAGCCGATCAAATACCAAAGCTGAAAAGTACTTCATCTGCAAGAAATTTGTTCTCTGGTGGGGATATACTGAACAAGGTTGCAGAGTTCTGTAATGAATTGAAGAAACTAGCAACTAAGGTGAGAGAGAATAAAGATATTCAGGACATCGATTCTGGGGTTTTGAATGAcaaagaaaaggaaaagaaaccATTGCTAGAGTTGAGCAGAGAAGATGTGAAAGTAATGGAAACCGGAATGTTCAAGGAAAAGCAGCGAAAGATCAG aagaaaagatgatgcAGAGAACACCCCTATATCCGTGGATGTGAAAAGTAGCAAGCTTAACAAGGATGGTTTACTAAAGATTCGAACTTCACCTCCTACTCCACAGTGTTTCTCTGCAAATCGTGGGACGTTGAAAGCTGAGATGACGCCTAAGACTTTCAGGTCCAAACCCCTG GGAAGAGGGATTCTTCAAGAGGTTAAGCAAATCAACAAAGAGGGCAACATGGCGGCCGAACATGAGAAGATCAACCCTGAAGGAGAAATTCCAGTAGGGGCAGCTGAGAAAGAAGCAAGAACTTTGAATGCTTTCTGGTTCTTAAAGCCTTGCACTCTTTCAAGTCAATAA